Genomic segment of Cottoperca gobio chromosome 6, fCotGob3.1, whole genome shotgun sequence:
cCAACCTTTTTATTACATTGCTGCACTGCTTTTCCTCTGTTACTTCTGTTGTATTAAtccctctcactctgtctcccgCTCTGTccctcttttttcctttctctctctcacacacatcaaTTTTGATGTAGCATCTCCCTGCACTGTCGATGGAACTTGGGAGCCTTGAGTTGCTCCAGCCAGGCTAGGGTGGTCTCTCCTCTGGTGTGTGCCGTCTCCCCCCACCATGCAGAATAATGAGCCCTCCACACCATGAGTCCTCTGGGCCAGGTTAGTGTGCAGCCTACCTGGAACGCAGCCCTGCTCGCCGTGCTCTCTCTCATGGTGCCTGCGCTCAGTATGTGCCAGTCTACAGGCCCTGTGTTGGGCTCGGCTAACCCACAGAACTGTCCAGGTGTGTGCTCCTGCACTAACCAGCTCAGCAAGGTGGTGTGTACCCGCCGAGGCCTGGTTAGGGTTCCCCCGAACATCCCAGCCAACACCAGGTACCTGAACCTGATGGAAAACAGCATAGAGACCATACAGGCAGATACCTTCAGGCACCTGCATCACCTGGAGGTACTGCAGTTGGGCAGAAATTCTATCAGACAGATTGAAGTAGGGGCCTTCAATGGCTTGACCAGCCTCAATACCCTGGAGCTGTTCGACAACAGACTGACAGTCATACCCAGTGGAGCTTTTGAGTACCTGTCAAAGTTGAGAGAGTTGTGGCTTAGAAACAATCCCATTGAGAGCATCCCCTCTTATGCCTTCAACCGTGTACCCTCCCTCATGAGACTGGACTTGGGAGAACTGAGGAAGTTGGAGTACATCTCTGATGGGGCATTTGAGGGTCTTCAGAACCTCAAGTATCTAAACTTGGGGATGTGCAACCTGAGGGAGTTTCCTCATCTTTTACCACTGGTGGGATTGGAAGAGCTAGAAATATCAGAGAATGTTTTCCCTGAACTGATGCCTGGGGCCTTCCGTGGGCTTAAAAGTCTACGTAAACTGTGGATTATGAACTCTGCCATCACTACCATTGAGAGGAATGCATTTGATGATATCACAGCCTTGGTGGAGCTTAATTTGGCCCATAATAACCTGTCGTCCCTCCCCCATAACCTCTTCACACCTTTACAGTACCTAGTGGAGCTACACCTACACCACAACCCTTGGCGATGTGACTGCGATGTAGTGTGGCTCTCTTGGTGGCTCAGAGAATACATTCCCACAAATTCCACCTGCTGTGGACGATGCCACACCCCGGTCCACATGAGGGGACGATACCTGGTGGAAGTTGATCAGACCACTTTTCAGTGTTCAGCACCATTCATACTTGATGCTCCTCGAGATCTGAACATCTCGGCAGCGAGGGTGGCGGAACTGAAGTGTCGCACAGCTGCCATGAGCTCAGTCCGATGGCTTCTCCCCAATGGGACTGTATTGACCCATGGCTCAGCTCACCCACGGATATCTGTCCTTAACGACGGGACACTCAACTTCTCCAATGTTCTCCCATCAGACACAGGGGTCTACACCTGTATGGTGAGCAACATGGCGGGAAATTCCAATGCCTCAGCCTACCTAAATGTCAGTAATGCTGAACTCAACACATCTAATCTGTCCTATTTTACCACCGTAACAGTGGAATTTTTGGAGCCCACAGTGGAGGAGACCCCTAAACCTAAGCCTACTATCCCTGCCTCACCCTCTGTCTTTCAGCCCGTCTTCATCTCTACACCTACTGTGCTGTTCCAAAACACTCAGACCCCAAGGCAGGTGTCAATCCCCACTGCCAGAGTCCCTAGTGGGCCAGCTGCCAGCCTGGATGAGGTGATGAAAACCACCAAAATCATCATTGGCTGTTTTGTTGCTGTTACCTTGCTGGCAGCTGCCATGTTGATAGCATTCTATAAGTTGCGTAAGCGGCATCAACAGAGGAGCACGGTGGCAGCAGCCAGGACCATAGAAATCATACAGATGGAGGAAGAAGTTCCTCCTGTTCCACCACCCACCTCCGGATCTAGTGGCTCTGATGACACAGGGTTGGTACTGCCTACATTAGTGGAACACAACAGCAACACCTTTAAGCCTGGGTacgtgtcctcctcctcctcatcccgcCAAGGGGGCTACGGAGCCCACTGGACCCAGAACAACTCTCTTCATCGCTCAGTCAGACAGCATCACAGCCACATCAGCACCATTGCTGATCCCTACGTCATTAAGACTACTCACGGCAAGGAGAAGGTTCAAGAGACTCAAATCTGAGTAATGCTCCCCTTGGATCTATCTCTGACTCTACCcaacctctcctctccacctaTGTGCTCATCAGTCCATGCAATAGAatgcacaaagaacaaaacGGTAACTTTCTTTTGTACAGAAGTGCAAAACAGAGacagttttttgtttcttgtacATGCCTATACataagtatataaatatgaaaaaaaaaatacaaatatatataaatgaaactACCGTCAGGAAGTGGTGAGACATGCAAATTATATTAGAAAAGAAAGTAATTTGAAACTATTTTCTAATAACTGGTGACTTCtatttaaaagacaaagataCTGAATTGCTTTTGTGATTGCTAATAGAAGGTGGTCCTGTCTACTGTAGGAAAAGAggcatttagtttgttttttgacCATATTTAGGatgcagtaaaaaaataaaaaaactcttTATACAGGCACCAGTTTCTAAATACAGCCCCCAAATGTAAGCTCCAGTTTTTACTGTGCCAAATATTATATGCAATAAAATGGTATTTCCAGACTTAggaacacaaaaagacacacaagcaaaatctagatagatagaaacaTTTGTCCAAGGATAGCAGCGTAATGGCACAGATAGAATGTGCTGTTCAGTAGCTATCAGCCAAATGCTTTTGGACTGCAGTGAATTTCTGCAGCTAAGGTTTAACCCTCTGTTCGCTGGAGCTAAGCTGCGTTTATTTGACAGTGCCAGTGCTTCTTAGTTGTAGCGTatctaaacatgtttatttagtGTGCACATGATTCCCCACTGGTTTAACTGGCAAAGATGAAGTGCAGGCTAATAACAGTTGTTGCAAATACTTTATTCTGttattgtttgcattttgtgttatttcttttcCCTTAGGTTTTGACATGCTTCTTAATGGCTTGTGTAGTGTTTAGGGCTAATTTAATAATGCATTACAGCAGTTGCCTGACTTGTCTCTGCAAGG
This window contains:
- the lrrc4.2 gene encoding leucine-rich repeat-containing protein 4.2; the protein is MSPLGQVSVQPTWNAALLAVLSLMVPALSMCQSTGPVLGSANPQNCPGVCSCTNQLSKVVCTRRGLVRVPPNIPANTRYLNLMENSIETIQADTFRHLHHLEVLQLGRNSIRQIEVGAFNGLTSLNTLELFDNRLTVIPSGAFEYLSKLRELWLRNNPIESIPSYAFNRVPSLMRLDLGELRKLEYISDGAFEGLQNLKYLNLGMCNLREFPHLLPLVGLEELEISENVFPELMPGAFRGLKSLRKLWIMNSAITTIERNAFDDITALVELNLAHNNLSSLPHNLFTPLQYLVELHLHHNPWRCDCDVVWLSWWLREYIPTNSTCCGRCHTPVHMRGRYLVEVDQTTFQCSAPFILDAPRDLNISAARVAELKCRTAAMSSVRWLLPNGTVLTHGSAHPRISVLNDGTLNFSNVLPSDTGVYTCMVSNMAGNSNASAYLNVSNAELNTSNLSYFTTVTVEFLEPTVEETPKPKPTIPASPSVFQPVFISTPTVLFQNTQTPRQVSIPTARVPSGPAASLDEVMKTTKIIIGCFVAVTLLAAAMLIAFYKLRKRHQQRSTVAAARTIEIIQMEEEVPPVPPPTSGSSGSDDTGLVLPTLVEHNSNTFKPGYVSSSSSSRQGGYGAHWTQNNSLHRSVRQHHSHISTIADPYVIKTTHGKEKVQETQI